A genomic region of Deltaproteobacteria bacterium contains the following coding sequences:
- a CDS encoding DUF3783 domain-containing protein: MSPEATFTRLGQADEPMFGPRALLVCGFPVQDQIKLLRGLSGAGSLGDLNVIFATDEDQELVISEILDREHRSGMGQVSPLARATIMSGCTEQEVHGLLNLFKTLRFTPQLMATLTPTSAQWSLEDLLTEMNRERATLAGL; encoded by the coding sequence CTGGGCCAAGCGGACGAACCCATGTTCGGGCCAAGGGCCCTGCTGGTCTGCGGATTTCCGGTTCAGGATCAGATCAAGCTGCTCCGCGGTCTGTCCGGGGCCGGAAGCCTTGGCGATCTAAACGTGATTTTCGCCACCGACGAGGACCAGGAACTGGTCATAAGCGAGATCCTAGACCGGGAACACCGCTCCGGCATGGGACAAGTCTCGCCCCTAGCCAGGGCCACAATCATGTCCGGCTGCACCGAGCAGGAGGTCCACGGCCTGCTGAACCTGTTCAAGACCCTCCGATTCACTCCGCAGCTTATGGCCACCCTGACCCCGACCTCGGCCCAATGGAGTTTGGAGGATTTGCTGACTGAAATGAACCGGGAACGGGCCACCCTAGCCGGGCTCTGA